AGGACTCGCCGGGATCGAGGCGAGTGGACGGAAAGTGCGGGTGGTTGGGCGAGTCGGGGAAATGCTGGGTTTCCAGGCACAGCGCGTCGCCCTGGCGGTAGAGTTTCCCGGCTGCGCCGATCAGCGTGCCGTCGAGATAGTTGCCGCTGTAGAACTGGACGCCGGGCTCGGTCGTCAGCACCTCCATCACCCGTCCCGACACCGGGTCGCGGACGCGGGCGGCCAGGGTCAATTCATCGGGTGAAGGCTTGTCGAGCACGTAGTTGTGATCATAGCCCCGCGTGATGGCAAGCTGCGGATGGCCGTCGCGCAGGCGGGCGCCGATCGCGGTCGGCCGGGTGAAGTCGAACGGCGTTCCGGACACCGGTTCGACGGCGCCGGTCGGGATCGAGGTCTGGTCGACCGGCGTGTAGCGCGAGGCGTTCAGATAGACTTCGTGCCCCTCGACGGTCCCGGAGCCGTCGCCCGTCAGGTTGAAGAAGCTGTGGTTGGTCAGGTTCACCACGGTCGGCCGGTCGGTGATCGCGTGATAGTCGATCCGTAGCGCGTTGTCGTCGCCCAGCGTGTAGGTGACGGTCACGTCGAGGGTGCCGGGATAGCCTTCCTCCCCGTGTGCGCTCCGGTATGACAGGGCGAGCGCGCCGTCCCCGACACGGTCGGCCCGCCAGATCCGGGCGTTGAAGCCGCCCGGGCCGCCATGCAGGGCGTTGGGACCGTTGTTGGCGGCGAGCGTGAAATCCTCGCCGTCGAGAGTGAACCGGCCCTTCGCGATCCGATTGGCGTAGCGGCCGATGATGGCCCCGAAATAGCGGCCGGGCTCCGTGTAGTCCTCCAGCCGGTCGAAACCGAGCACGACGTTGGCGACGTGGCCCGTGGCGTCCGGCACATGGAGCGCCTTGACGACGCCCCCGTAGGTCAGGATCTCCACCGCCATCCCGCCGTCGTTCGCCAGCGTGTGGAGGTCGACGCCTTCGCCGAACGGCCGCTTATCTTGCCTTGCCATGCCTGTCCCCTACTCCGCCGGGTCGATCAGGATCGCGCGGAAGTCGTTGACGTTGGTCAGGGTCGGTCCGGTGACGACCTGGTCGCCCAGCGCCTCGAAGAAAGTATGACCGTCGTTGTCGGCCAGCTTCGCCTTCGCGCTGATGCCGCGCTCGGCCGCGCGGAGCAGCGTGTCGGGGGTTATGATGGCGCCGGCCACCTCCTCCGCGCCGTCGATGCCGTCGGTGTCCCCGGCGATGCCCCAGATCCCCTTCGCGCCGTTGAGCGCGACGGCGGTGGAGAGCAGGAATTCGACGTTGCGGCCGCCCTTCCCCTCGCCGCGCACCGTCACCGTCGTCTCGCCGCCCGACAGCAGGACGCAGGGCGCCGGCAGCGGATGGCCGTGAGTGGCGGCGGAAAGAGCGATGCCGGCCATGATCTTGCCGACTTCCGTCGCCTCCCCCTCCAGCGCGTCGCCCAGGAGCAGCGGAGTCACCCCGGCCTTGCGAGCCACCTCGGCGGCGGCTTCCAGGGAGAATTGCGGCGTCGCGATCATCACGTTGGTGACGTCGGCGAGGCGCGGATCGCCGGGCTTGGGCGTCTCGTCCTCGCCCCGGTCCAGGTGGCGCTGAACGGCCTCGGACGGCGTGATGTTGTAGCGCCGGAGCACGGCGCGGGCGTCCTCGAAGGTGGACGGGTCCGGAACCGTGGGGCCGGAGGCGATCACGGAGGGATCGTCGCCGGGCACGTCGGAGATCAGCAGGCTGATCACCTTGGCGGGATGGGCAGCCGCGCCCAGCCGCCCGCCCTTGATCGCCGAGAGATGCTTGCGCACCGCGTTCATCTGCCCGATGTCGGCGCCGGAAGCGAGCAGCGCCTTGTTGACCGCCTGCTTGTCCTCCAGCGTCAGGCCGGGGGCCGGCAGCGCCAGCAGGGCCGACCCGCCGCCGGAGATCAGGAACAGCACCAGGTCGTCGGGCCCCGCCCCTTTCGCCAGTGCGAGCACGCGCGCGGCGGCGGCGTGGCCGGCGGCGTCGGGAACGGGATGGGACGCCTCGACGATCTCGATATGGCGGCACGGCACGGCATGCCCGTAGCGGGTGATCACCAGCCCTTCGAGGGGACCGGGCCAGTGGTCCTCGACCGCCTTCGCCATGGCGGCGGAAGCCTTGCCGGCTCCCAGCACGATGGTCCGGCCCTTGGGCGGCGGCGGGAGGTGCCGCGGCACGACCTTTTCCGGCAATGCCGCATCGACCGCGGCATCGAACATC
This Skermanella mucosa DNA region includes the following protein-coding sequences:
- a CDS encoding aldose epimerase family protein; this translates as MARQDKRPFGEGVDLHTLANDGGMAVEILTYGGVVKALHVPDATGHVANVVLGFDRLEDYTEPGRYFGAIIGRYANRIAKGRFTLDGEDFTLAANNGPNALHGGPGGFNARIWRADRVGDGALALSYRSAHGEEGYPGTLDVTVTYTLGDDNALRIDYHAITDRPTVVNLTNHSFFNLTGDGSGTVEGHEVYLNASRYTPVDQTSIPTGAVEPVSGTPFDFTRPTAIGARLRDGHPQLAITRGYDHNYVLDKPSPDELTLAARVRDPVSGRVMEVLTTEPGVQFYSGNYLDGTLIGAAGKLYRQGDALCLETQHFPDSPNHPHFPSTRLDPGESFRSTTIYRFA
- a CDS encoding glycerate kinase type-2 family protein: MATRQRDLLKAMFDAAVDAALPEKVVPRHLPPPPKGRTIVLGAGKASAAMAKAVEDHWPGPLEGLVITRYGHAVPCRHIEIVEASHPVPDAAGHAAAARVLALAKGAGPDDLVLFLISGGGSALLALPAPGLTLEDKQAVNKALLASGADIGQMNAVRKHLSAIKGGRLGAAAHPAKVISLLISDVPGDDPSVIASGPTVPDPSTFEDARAVLRRYNITPSEAVQRHLDRGEDETPKPGDPRLADVTNVMIATPQFSLEAAAEVARKAGVTPLLLGDALEGEATEVGKIMAGIALSAATHGHPLPAPCVLLSGGETTVTVRGEGKGGRNVEFLLSTAVALNGAKGIWGIAGDTDGIDGAEEVAGAIITPDTLLRAAERGISAKAKLADNDGHTFFEALGDQVVTGPTLTNVNDFRAILIDPAE